CACCAACGCACTCAAAGCAATAATCCACTCCCATTCCACCAGTCAGGTCTTTTATCATTTGTGAAATAGATTTATCCGAACACTCATCAGGGTTAATGAAATCGGTCATTCCAAAAGCTAGCCCCTTGTCTTTTTTCATGCTATTCTTATCAACGCCGATTATCTTAGCTGCCCCTAGCATTCGAGCTCCTTCTGTGACCTGCATTTACAGAGATTTTTGAGAGACAAATAAGGGCATCAGCAAAATATTCTAcaccctcttcttttttttctcaaggaaaggaaaggaaaggaaaggaaaagaacaaaacaaacccCGAGTCCAACAGCTCCAAGGCCTAAAACAGCCACAGTTGATCCCATTTTAACCTGAGCTTCCTTCCAAGCTGCTCCAAATCCAGTTGAAAATCCACATGATAAAACACTGGCATGAGACAGAGGTATGCTTGGATCGATCTTGTTTACATAATTGGAATCAATAACCATGTATTCGGACCAGGTGGAGCAAGTAAACATGTGATACAACTTCTGCCCTTTGATGGACATTCTTGAAGTGCCATCTAACATTAGACCACTACGACTTAAAGGGTATGTCAGGCATAAATTGGTGTTCGCTGATGTACAATTCTCGCAGGCTTCACACTCTGCTAACATTGTCGGTATCACATAATCTCCTTCTTCAAGACCATTGACTTCATCCCCAAAGCTCTCCACCGTTCTTCATTGGGAGTACAATTCAAGTTAGTGTAAGATCAGCTCTTTATTCATCAAAAGCTAGCTAGCCCAGCTTTTGGGTACTAGTTTTGATATATGTAGTAAGAAGAGGGCTTACCCAACGCCTTCGTGGCCCAGGACTCGAGGAAAAAGTGGCTGGAAAAGGAGATAAAATGGTGAAACAAAGCAAGCTGGAGagacattaataataattatgcaagGATGGTCATGAAAATCAAGTAAATTGTATTACAACAGGATCTCCTTTGCGTCTGGCACGTAAGACATCAGTGTGACACACGCTTGCATATAGCATCCTCACTCGAACTTCAGTTGATTTTGGTGGTTCTATTTGTATCTCTTCAACCTTCAATGGCTCCCCACTTCCCCATATTACTGCCGCTGTCAGAAGAAGCCCAGATGGCAAGTTAACAACTGTAAGCAAAGGAATTATGTTTCTGTGGCTACGCGAGCACACATGAAGCAAACTCATTCATCAGCATACCTTTACATGTTATAATCTGTGAGCTGCGGCTCTTTGACATTGCCGAGGAATGCTTATGCAGTGCAGGCAACTAACAAATCTAAAGTAGGAGTTTTGATTTTAGAATATGGATTGCTGAGGAATGCTTTTGCTTATGCTGTGCAGGCAACTAACAAATCTaatgtagagagagaaaagggtAGAATGGGACAACTCCTCCGGTCCTCTCCTGACCTTAATTTAGGATTCGGACTCCTCCCTCCTCTATCTGTGTCTTATGCATTGTTACGGCAGTTGTTTTACAACGAGTGTTTATTTCTCtgtttgaaatgtttttttttttaattattttttattttaaaaatattaaattaatatttttttaattatttatagaagATTTTGatgttctaatattaaaaataaaaatatttaatatattttaaattaaaaagtattttttaaaaacgcatcacaataccaaacacataaattattttttatttgaaaaaaatattaaattaatatattttttaatattggtagAAGATATTGacatgttaatgtcaaaaataaaaaataaataaaaaatattttaatttatttaaaattaaaacttctaATATGAGCTTTCAATTAGTTTATGATAAAAAACGTGTGGGGTCTAAATTAACGAGACTTGAAAACGACACCTATATAAGAAAAAGGTTGTCTTTCttgtttatgatactttgtcATAAAGAATAACAAGTCTATCGGTTTTGttggattattttatattaaaaattaaaaattaatttattaatgtttgtcttatttggtttggtttaattttggtatcattttggttattttatattaaaaataaaaaattatattattttttagggtttttttagacTTTTTAATGGGCttgatttcagtttgatttggttttttttcagtttggtttttattattttttcagtttggttcggtttttcaGCTTCAGCTTTATGAAACCgaagcaaatattttttaaaatattttaatcgattcaattgattttttttataatttagttttcttaattttttttaatttttttaatttaattaattttttgatttttttctcactccTGGTCACAAACCTCATGTTTCATGCACCAAAATAGTTTAATGAATTCATCAGGAAATTAAAGGGATTCGTTCCAAAACAGTGATGCTAGCGtatgaaaacatttaaattgcGCTTTTATGTACAATTTATCACCTCATGATTGACCCAAGACCAAGTTGCTCAATAATAGAGCATGCCCTGTGGTccccatcaatattaataaacaGATGGACGAGATCATAgagcatatatttatatagagaAAATTATTGGTCACCGATCACCCACC
This genomic interval from Populus nigra chromosome 11, ddPopNigr1.1, whole genome shotgun sequence contains the following:
- the LOC133668577 gene encoding 8-hydroxygeraniol oxidoreductase-like, which translates into the protein MSKSRSSQIITCKAAVIWGSGEPLKVEEIQIEPPKSTEVRVRMLYASVCHTDVLRARRKGDPVPLFPRVLGHEGVGTVESFGDEVNGLEEGDYVIPTMLAECEACENCTSANTNLCLTYPLSRSGLMLDGTSRMSIKGQKLYHMFTCSTWSEYMVIDSNYVNKIDPSIPLSHASVLSCGFSTGFGAAWKEAQVKMGSTVAVLGLGAVGLGVTEGARMLGAAKIIGVDKNSMKKDKGLAFGMTDFINPDECSDKSISQMIKDLTGGMGVDYCFECVGAESLINQAIQATKEGKGKAIVIGGGISSVKIDYFPLLSGRTLKGSIFGGLKVKSDLPILMEKCKNKEFDLDELLTHEVTLQDIEKAFELLKQPDCVKVLIKI